Part of the Kitasatospora sp. NBC_00374 genome is shown below.
TTGGTCCCGGTGACGGGTCTCGCCGCCGAGGTGGCGGCACGACGGGTGAATTCCCGGTTCGGAGAGTGCCGCCGTCCGGTGCTTCAATCGGTTCGATCGGTTCGATCGGTGGAGAGGCGCGGAGGGGGGACCTCCGGGCAGCGGTGTCCGGTGCGGGAACTTGGGGATGGGAGCCGTCATGGCGTCCGTGGGAGAGAGACTGAGCAGCGCGAGAGCGCGCGCCTTCATCGGCCGGGAGGAGGAAGTCGGCCGCTTCGATGAGGCCTTGGCCGGGGATCCGCACGCGCCGTTCGCGTTCTACCTGTTCGGGCCGGGCGGCATCGGGAAGTCGGCGCTGCTGCGGTGCCTGGCGGACCGGGCCCGCGCCGCGGGCCGGCCGCTCCTCGAAGTCGACGGCCGTTTCGTCGGCCGGGACCCGGCCGACTTCGAGCGCACGGCCGGCCCCTTCCTTGAAGTCCCCGGCACGGTCCTGTTCGTGGACTCCTTCGAGCACTGCCAGTGGCTGGAGAGCTGGCTGTGGCAGCGGTTCCTGCCCCGCGCCGCGGACGGCGCCCTGGTCGTCCTCGCCGGCCGGCTCGCGCCGCAGCCGCAGTGGACCGCCGATCCCGCCTGGGCCGGGGTCCTGCACGTCGGCGAACTGGGCCCGTTCTCCGAGGAGCAGGCCCGGAGCCTGCTGGCCGCGGCGCAGCTCATGCCCGAACTGCGGGACCGGGTACTGCGTTTCGCCGGAGGCAACCCGCTGGCCCTGTCCCTCGCCGCCGCCGCGGGATCGACGGGCTGGAGCAGGGAGGAGATCTGGTCGCCCTCGGCCGACGTCCTGCGGACCCTGTTGGCGGGGTTGATCGGTGAGGTCCCGACGGCGGCCCACCGCCGCGCCCTGGAGCTGGTGGCGCAGGCCCACTCGACGTCCGAGGAACTGCTCACCGCGGTGCTGCCCGAGGAGGACGCCCACCTGCTCTTCGACTGGCTGAGGGACCTGCCCTTCATGGAGTCCACGCACCGGGGGCTCCACCCGCACGACGCCGCCCGCGAGACACTGGCCGCCGACCTGCGCTGGCGGGCCCCCAACGCCTTCGTGGCGATGCGTCAGCGTCTGATGGAGGAGTACCTGCGCCTGCTGCGCGAGGCACCCGAGGAGCGGGTCTGGACCGTCACCGACGAGCTCTTCTACCTCTTCCGGGAGGTGGAGACCCTGGCCCGCCTGCGCACCTGGTCCCGCGAGGACGAGGTGCACGACAGCCCCCTGCGCCCGGACGACCTCGACGTCGTGCTGCGGATGGCCGAGGAGACCGAGGGCCCCGCCTCCGCGGACCTGGTCCGCTACTGGGCGCAGCGCCAGCCGGAGGCGTTCAGCGTCTACCGCCTCGTGAGCACGGGCCGGACGGTGGCGTTCACGGCCCGACTCGTCCTGCCGGCCCCCGCCGACCCGCAGGACCTGGCCACCGATCCCGTCGTCGCGGCAGCCTGGGAGCACACCGATGCCACCGCACCGGTGAGCCCCGGCGAGCACATCGGCGTCAGCCGCTTCTCGGTCTACCCCGAGCGGTACCAGGTCCCCTCGCGCGTCATCGACCTGAGCAGTTCCCGGGCCCAGGCGGAGTCCGCCCGCGCCCGCGGTCGCGCGTACGGCTTCGCCGTCTACCAGGACGCCGAAGCCTGGGCCGCGCGCGTCAAGGGCACCCTCGGTGACACCGGCGCGCGACCCCGGGTCGGTGAGCACACCTACGGGGTGTTCGCCGTCGACTGGCGCAGGGTGCCCGTGGAGGACTGGCTCCGCCTCTTCATATCGGCCACCGAGGTACCTGCCCGGCCGGGGCCCACGGGCGTCTCGCGCACCGCGTTCGACCAGGCCGTGCGCGAAGCCCTGCCGTACTGGCGCGACCCCGGGGCCTTCGCCACCTGTGCCCTGATGCGCTCCCGCATGGTGGCCGACTCCACCGACCCCGCCGAGGAGCTGCGCGCCCTGCTGCGCCAGGCCGTCGACGACCTCGCCCGTGACCCGCGCGGAGTGCGGGCCCGGGACGCCCTGACGGCGGGCTACTTCTCCGGTGCGCCCACCCAGGAGGCGGCCGCCCGCCGCCTCGGCCTTCCGTACGGCACCTACCGGCGTCACCTGCGCCAGGGCCTGGACCAGCTGTGCGAGGCCCTGTGGCAGCGGGAGCTGTACGGCCCCCACCACTAACGGGGGCCGAGCGGGCCCCGACCGGTCCGGGTGGACAGCTGCGGACAGGAGTGGACAGTCACCGCCCCTGCCGGGCCTGGAAAGTGGACACCGCCCGGTACGAGGCTGCACGTCATGAACCTCCGACGCACACAGCCGGACCCGGCGCCCCGCACCCCCCGGCCGGGGGCCGCGCTCGCGGCGCTCGCCGCAGCCCAGTTCACCGTCATGCTCGCCACCTCGATCGTGAACGTGGCGCTGCCGCAGATCCGCGCCGGGGTGGGCCTGTCGGACGGCGGCACCACCTGGGTGGTCAACGCCTACGGCCTGGCGTTCGGCGCGCTGCTCCTGGCCGGCGGGCGGGCGGCCGACCTGCTCGGCCGCCGCCGGGTGCTGATCGCCGGCCTCGCACTGTTCGCGGCGGCCTCGGTGGCGGCGGGACTGGCCGCCTCCTCGGGAGTGCTGATCGCCGCCCGCGCCGCCCAGGGACTCGGCGCCGCCGCCATCGCCCCGGCCGCGCTCGCCCTGGCGATGGAACAGTTCCCGTCCGGTGCCGGGCGGGGCAGGGCACTGGGGGTGTGGGGCGCGGTCTCCGGCGCGGGCGGGGCGGGCGGCGTCCTGCTGGGCGGTGTGCTCACCCAGGCGTGGGGCTGGCCCTGGATCTTCCACGCCGTCGCGCTCGGGGCGGCGCTGGTCCTGGCCGCCGTGGCGGCCCTCGTGCCGCGGGCGGCCGGCCGCCGGGCCGGGCGGTTCGACCTGCTGGGCACCGCCACCGTCACCCTCGCCCTGACCTGCCTGGTCTGGGGGCTGACCACCGCGCGCGGCGCCGGCTGGACGGACACCCGGGTGCTCGGCGCCCTGCTCGGCGCCGCCGTCCTGCTCGCGGCCTTCGCCGTGATCGAGCGTCGCCGGCCGAACGCGCTGATACCGCCGCGGCTGTTCGGCACCGGCCGGGTCGCCGCGGGCAACCTGCTGATGGCGCTGCTGGGGTCCGTCTGGATCGCCCTGTTCTTCTTCCTGCCGCTCTACCAGCAACAGGTCCTCGGCTCCAGCCCGCTGGCCACCGGAGCGGGTCAACTCCCGCTGGCCGGAGCCAATATGCTCGGCGCCGCCCTGGCGCCCCGCATCGCCCGGCGCCTCGGCGGCACCGCGACGGTGACCGCGGCCCTGCTCACCGAGGCTGCGGGACTGGTGTGGCTGTCCCGGATCAGCGCCGACGGGAGCTACCTCGCCGACATCCTCGGCCCGAGCGTCCTGATCGGCCTCGGCCTGAGCGTCGCCTTCGTCCAGCTCACCGCACTCTCCGTGGACGGCGTCCCGCCGCAGGACGCGGGCCTGGCCGGCGGACTGGTGAACACCACCCGCCAGGTCGGCGGTGCGATCGGCCTCGCCGCCCTGGCCACCCTGGCCGGCTCCGTCACCGCCCACGCCTCCACCCACCAGCCCCGGCTGGAGGCCCTCACCGCCGGCTACCGGGCGGCCTTCACGGTCTCGGCCGTGGTCCTGGCCGCCACCGCACTCCTGGCCCTCGCGCTCACCCGCCGGACCCGCCAGGCCCTCCCGCAGAGCCCGGCCGCTGCCGCGACCCCGCCCCTGCGGGGCCGGGCGGCCGACTGCGCACCCACCACCTGACACCCCTGTACCTGACACCTCCCCGCACCACCACGACCGACGAGAACCAAGGACCCGACATGACCAGCAAGCCCTACCTGACCGGCCACTTCACCCCCGTCGTCGACGAGGTCACCGCCACCGAACTCACCGTCGAGGGCACCCTGCCCCCCGAGCTGACCGGCCGACTGCTGCGCAACGGCCACAACCCGAAGCCCGGCGTCACCCCCACCCACTGGTTCAAGGGCAGCGGCATGGTGCACGGGATCTACCTGCGCGAGGGCCGCGCCGAGTGGTACCGCAACCGCTGGGTGCACACCCCGGCCCTGGACGGCGCGCCGTACATGACCGAGCACGGACCCGACCTGACCGCCAGCGCCGCCGGCACCCACGTCATCGAGCACGCCGGACGGC
Proteins encoded:
- a CDS encoding ATP-binding protein, which translates into the protein MASVGERLSSARARAFIGREEEVGRFDEALAGDPHAPFAFYLFGPGGIGKSALLRCLADRARAAGRPLLEVDGRFVGRDPADFERTAGPFLEVPGTVLFVDSFEHCQWLESWLWQRFLPRAADGALVVLAGRLAPQPQWTADPAWAGVLHVGELGPFSEEQARSLLAAAQLMPELRDRVLRFAGGNPLALSLAAAAGSTGWSREEIWSPSADVLRTLLAGLIGEVPTAAHRRALELVAQAHSTSEELLTAVLPEEDAHLLFDWLRDLPFMESTHRGLHPHDAARETLAADLRWRAPNAFVAMRQRLMEEYLRLLREAPEERVWTVTDELFYLFREVETLARLRTWSREDEVHDSPLRPDDLDVVLRMAEETEGPASADLVRYWAQRQPEAFSVYRLVSTGRTVAFTARLVLPAPADPQDLATDPVVAAAWEHTDATAPVSPGEHIGVSRFSVYPERYQVPSRVIDLSSSRAQAESARARGRAYGFAVYQDAEAWAARVKGTLGDTGARPRVGEHTYGVFAVDWRRVPVEDWLRLFISATEVPARPGPTGVSRTAFDQAVREALPYWRDPGAFATCALMRSRMVADSTDPAEELRALLRQAVDDLARDPRGVRARDALTAGYFSGAPTQEAAARRLGLPYGTYRRHLRQGLDQLCEALWQRELYGPHH
- a CDS encoding MFS transporter, which codes for MNLRRTQPDPAPRTPRPGAALAALAAAQFTVMLATSIVNVALPQIRAGVGLSDGGTTWVVNAYGLAFGALLLAGGRAADLLGRRRVLIAGLALFAAASVAAGLAASSGVLIAARAAQGLGAAAIAPAALALAMEQFPSGAGRGRALGVWGAVSGAGGAGGVLLGGVLTQAWGWPWIFHAVALGAALVLAAVAALVPRAAGRRAGRFDLLGTATVTLALTCLVWGLTTARGAGWTDTRVLGALLGAAVLLAAFAVIERRRPNALIPPRLFGTGRVAAGNLLMALLGSVWIALFFFLPLYQQQVLGSSPLATGAGQLPLAGANMLGAALAPRIARRLGGTATVTAALLTEAAGLVWLSRISADGSYLADILGPSVLIGLGLSVAFVQLTALSVDGVPPQDAGLAGGLVNTTRQVGGAIGLAALATLAGSVTAHASTHQPRLEALTAGYRAAFTVSAVVLAATALLALALTRRTRQALPQSPAAAATPPLRGRAADCAPTT